In Dromaius novaehollandiae isolate bDroNov1 chromosome 29, bDroNov1.hap1, whole genome shotgun sequence, the DNA window GCTTAGCCCTTCCCAAAATTTAGGCCTGTTCTTGGAAGATTCAAGTTCGGCATCTGAGACTGTAAAAATCACCCCCCGGTTTTGGAAATCTGAGCCCTAAAGtcagcaaagggaaagaaaacaaataagcaTCATCTTAAGTCTCCAGCACTCGGATTAACTTCACAGGAGTAGAGCAACCTGGGTCCACGATGAGCTGTGCTAGGTCATCCTGACATAAAGGAAGATCAATGCTAGTACACTGCCTCGGCCTTTCCCTTTCCAACCCCCCAGGATGACAGAAATCGCACTTCATTCCTTTCTACTAAGAACTGATACCTGCAGCTACTTCCTCCCAAAGGTCTCCACATTGCCCAGGTGTTGGGCCAAATTCTCTGCCGGTGCAAATCAGGGCAGCTCCCTCCCAGATCAGAACCTGCTCAATTTACCACAGAATTGCTCTTTGCAGCAGTCTTAGGGACACGTTGCCCAGAGCAGGGAGAAGTACCTCAGCCAGGTCCGTACAGAGCCAGCACAGATCTGAAGGATTTTATTCACTTGGCTCCAATCTCTCTGAAAATGTGTAGGGGGGACCCTGAAGGGTTGTCACCCACCTCCTATTGACGTAGGTGACAGTGATTTAGGCTTTGCTGACAGTAAGGTTCTAGCAggtgttgttgttggtttttgtgttgttgtttttaaagagggCAGGATGCACGACTATCCTCTCAGGTTAGTGCGCCTCAAAGCGCACTCACGCTCTTCCATCTCTGAGGTTGCTCTATTCTGTAACTCGTGCCCACCACCCTCCTCCTTTTTGGCCTCGATAGAGGCCTCCTACGAGGCACAAAAAGAGCTGGCTAGTACTTTTGAAATTTGCCTTTCACCTTCCTGCTCTCTAGTCTCACTGTTTGCACGCTGAATCCTctattttgctctgctgcttaGTTCTCCGCCTGGAAGTCTCAGTGCAGGGGGGATCAGCTGGCAAGGCCCCTTGTGAGACACGACCGCGATCCTTCTCGTATGCTGCGAAATCGCTGCCATTACATCACTGCTGCGGAGCCCATTTGAGGCTGATGCTGAGACCTCTTCGCACCACGCTGGCAGAACAAAGCCATCTTCGGATGACTATAAATTACAGCCCCGCTCACTTTATGACCTCGTTATGCTGCCAAGGCTGTGTACAAGAGGGAATTAATTCCAAGCGAGCACAAACCTACCTTTCCCCCTGGGCTTCGGCTCTGGCTGAAGGGCAGATGTACCCTTAGGCGCCTAAGTCACTTAGGCCCACATCCTTAATGACAGGCATCTACCCACCCCCACAAAATACCTTTGAGCTCGACCTGCCTACCTTGTCTGAAACAAACAGAAACGGGACCCAACATCATTCCTTTAATGCAAATAGATAAGCTTGTTCTTAATCAGGGACGCCTTTTATAACTGCTAAATGCACCCATGTGCCGTGGTTTGGTGAATGATGCAGGAGCGTCACGCTGTCTGTGCACCAGGGTCTCTTGTAGCCTGTCTCTCTTTCTGTGCGTGCGTACTTACGTAGTCGAGAGAGAGGTCTTAGAGTTAAAGCCCTGGCACTTGTTAATTCAGGGCTTTCAAAGGAATACTTGCACCTCAAGGGCATTTATCTGAGCCAGCTACACACCTCCTTTCTGCAGACCCCTGTGGCTGTTCCTAGAGGCAAGATATTTCAGCCTCAGCTCCCAGGAGTTCACAGTACAGACTGTGTGTGtctgagaaagggaggaagggctggGGAAGTCCCAGTGACCTACATGAGCAAACATCTGGAGCAAGGACTTCTGCCTCGGCCGCTGTGTCACAGCTGGGGGCTCAGAGGGGATCAGCTTTTCCTGCTGCAAATGAATAGGGCTGAATCCAGCCAAGATTCTTGGAAAGAGGTGAATTGTAGGATGGCACTGAGGAGATAAAAGCCGATTAGAAATACACAGGGGGGATATGTAGAcatggatgtgtgtgtgcatacgaGACACTTCTGTATTTGTTCATATAATAGGTGCCCATGCACAATGGCTTTTGCTCTGAGCAAAAATAAGCAATAGTCTCTGAGGCTTTAGGAATAGGTATGTACCGTGACTGCACCCGAGTTCCTGGAGACAAACTCGGGGGatagaaggaagaaggaaagagagggaactGCAGTTATTATGTAAGGCCAGATCATCAGTTTATCTGTCTCTCTGGTTAGAAAGCTGGTTACAGCATTTTGGTGAGACTTTTGCTCAAGTTCTATGGAGAAGTCATAGGAAATAGTTTCAGTGTTCCCCACTTTCAGGAAATCCAAGATTCAAGAGCTCAGCACTGTCTGCCTTTCTGGCACCTAAGTTAATCAAACTCCATTGCAAATCCCAGCCCATAATGACCCAGGCTGGAGGCAGATTAAGCACAGACTGACATGGATTTGAGCCTGCTACAATTCTGTCCTTAGTGGCTATTGGAAACCAAGTTCTCCCCCATCCCAGTTACCTGGATTCCTCATGTTTACCCTGGAAATAGTAGGGCTGCCTGGCCATAGGAGTGGGGTATGAGGCGAGCACATTAAAGATAACAGTGGAAGGGAAGGCTGCCTAAATACTAGACAGGGCCAGGCAAGAGATGGGCTGCGGGTTCTCTTCTCACCTCCCCTGAGGTGCATCTCAGAGCATCCCCTGAGTGGGGGCATCTTCAGGTTAGTGTCCCCTGGCAGACCTCTACCAAGATCCCTGTCTTCCTCCCCAGCTCAGCCGCAGTCCTCGTGACCCTGTGCCGGTCACATCTTTAATCTACGCCTCTGTAACACTTATCTATAGCTGTGCGCCTGTCACACCACCGCTAATACAGGAAGCATTCGGGAATGGAGGTGGAAGAGGTGAGATTTCTTAAAAGCTGTGAAATGGCCGATGATGACTGTATGAAAGACAGCCAAGAAGTGTTTATGTCAGTGAGAACCAAGCCCTGGCACTCTTCCTTCTTGAGAACTTGTGAATCACCTGGTCGCTGCAGGTCTCCGGGGGCCTGGCTAGACACCCAGCAGTGAAAGCCCAGCACGCAGGCTGCCGAAGCCTGTGGTCTCAGCCGTCACCGGCGCCTCGGTGAAGTCTGCCCCTACCCTCCGCACAATGGATGGGGCTCAGCAGCGGGGGAACGTGGCACATTCATCGTGTCAGTAATCTGGGACTGGATGTGCTTCATCCACCCCCCAAATCAGCTGTCAGCACAGGCTTCAGTAATACCGTCAGGTTAAAAATAGGAAGTGCTAATCTTTATCCCTCAAACTTTTGTTGTGCTGTCTCCAGAAAAGCAACAAGCTCTAATACGATTGCCCTTTGCAATCAGCGGATGAAAGCCCACCTCCTCCCAGTCTCCTGACTCCGCGTGACCCTCCTCCTAGCAGACAAGgtcctctccttgctgctggtgtAAATCCTATTCATTTGGAGGGCCCATAAATAGAGAGGGAAAAGTCAGCTCACACCTGCATGTCAGTTCAGCCCAGCCCCTGTAACCTTGGAGGTGGCAGAGGCAGCTAAGTGACTGGCCTAGGATTGCCAAAGAAATCTGTAGCAAAGCAGGAACTGACCTAGGAGATCGTGATTTTCAAGTTATCTTTCTAAATATGTCCCCCCTCATTCCGGAAGGGACTTAAGCCAAAGCTATAGAAAACATCAGCTTCTCCCTCCCAAAATCAAGTGCATCCCTTCCCAGATAATAACAGAGCTGTTACTGTATTTGTGCCTTCGGTGGAAGACTCTTGCACGATATTTCAGTGACCACATAACACACCAGAGACTCCGCACACACCCAGTATATTCAAACTCCCTATGCAGACACCAGTTCCAGTCAGGCATCCCACCAGCTTGGAGCAGCAGCCCTATTACTGCCTGCCTGTACCCCCCGTATGACATTTGCAAGGctgtaattttgtttcattttgcaggtaaaagatgaaaaaaacatgCAGGAAATGTTTGACCTGAGTGATTATGAGAAATGTGAAGAGCTCAGGAAGtccaaaagcagaagtaaaaagaaCCACAGCAAATTCACCCTCGCCCACTCCAGACAGCCTGGAAACACGGTACGCTTTGCTCTCCAGCACGTGGTCGCCCCAGAAAGCCAGTAGCTGTTGGAGTCTTTCCTGGTGTTCTGCTTTAGGCCTGTCATGAGCCATTGGGCCTGATGCAATAACTGAGGGGTGAAACTGGATAGCCCAAGGTGTCTAGGAGTCCAGATCGTGTCTCCTGGTTTAATATATACGAATCTCCATTTACTGCAGGAGTGATTGCAATAGTGAGGGCTGGACGGAGAAGCAGGGTTTCTACCGGGAGGGGATTCAGGCCTCGGGTGTACTAAGTAAGAGCAAGTGTTTAGTTTTGGATCCATCCAGCTCAGAGTACTCTGACTTCAGGACAAGAAAGTATCAGAACATTTTTCAGGAGCAAGGACAGAGCAATTTTAGTGCTGCCACTCCTGACAGCTGCGGTTCAGCTGACTGGACTTTTTATTCACGGGGGAGGCCAGGGAGGGAAGGATGCTGATGCTCCTTAGTTTTGCTGCCTAGATTCAGGCTGCATCAAAAAAGCTGCAAGAGAATTTGTCCCAAGAATAGTTCCTGCCCAGCAGCAAGCTAAAAAGTGCCAGGACAGGATCACTGCTACCTAGAACGGGGACCTTCCAGGAGGTGTTGGTTGCCACTGCAGACAGAGCGCCAGTCTCTAGCTACTAGCGGTATTtgacacacatgcgcacacacacgaGCTGGCTTTACACTCTTCATTCTGGCTTGACCAAGCTTTCCTACCCTGCACTTTGCTAAGAATGCTCTAAcaccactgaaatgcaaaaagggaagagaggggggaaatgGAAAGCAGCTACACTGTCCCCAAGTACCCTGAGCAAGGGAGGCAGTTGAACAAAACGCTGAGGAGGCTAAATTATGGAGTATCTGGTCCAAAAAACTAAGGATCTTGGACCATATTTTCAAAATTGCTCTGCCCTCAGTGTGCATCTGACATACCAAGGTATGAAAAATCCAGCTCCTTCTGTGCATGCGTACTGTATGCGCTTGTCTAACTCCAGACTGTCAAAGTTTGAGGTGGCAGCAGATATATCACATGTGAGCAGCAGATGCACAGAACGGCTGCATCATTGTTTGATGAGGGCAAAATCTAGGATAGTGTGTGGGAAggcagagaaggggaaggaggaattGCAGCCACGAGGAAAGTAAATTTGGTACACAGCTTTTTGTTTGAAAAGCTGAGTACCGGGAGGAATCAGATCTGCTTTTCAGAGGCCTGCCGAGAAGCAGAGGCCAGGTGCAATGCGTGCGGTGGACCAGTGCTGTTTTGCAAGACTGGAGGATCAGGTCTGCTCTGCGTTTTCCCGCAAAAAGCAGCCAGCTGTAAAGGCCCTGTAGCTTTGCTGTGGGCAGGGCAGTGTGAAAGATCTCTGTATGAGTTTAGTTACTGGCACTGACCTGAATTTCCTCTTTTGTAGGCACCAAACCTGATCTTCCTGGCTGTGAGTCCAGAAGAGAAAGAGTCCTGGATTAATGCCCTCAACTCAGCAATCACGCGCGCTAAAAACCGCATCCTAGATGAGGTGAGCTCTGAGGGCTGGACCCAGACTCCATTGCCTCAGCTACAGTCTTGGGTGAATATTTCAGACTGGAGGAAGGaggagcagcccctgcagccctctccatttcctttttaaaaggagtGCAAAGCCATTGAGCTTGTACAGACTGCAGTGAGAACAGAGCCATCGACACCTATCAGGAATAGCTCGATTCCCCCAGCTACCGCATTGATACACAGCAGTGATTGCGAAGCAATGGCACAGGGCAGTTGCCATGGCTCTGTCCCCTCGCTGGTGGGCACAGTCCCAGTAAGGTGTCTTCACTTTGCAGGCCAGCCTTGCCTTGCACAGGGATGGTGGGACTACGTTTCAAATGGTTTCCCAGGGCTTTTGAGTCTTTCCTCCTGTCCGCTGCTCCTGGCTGAACACACAGTGCTCTTGTTTACAAAGGAGATTTAAGTAGTGGAACTGAATTAGGGAATTAACTGAAAACCAATATAGTCCTATGCTATCTTCAGAGCAACCTAATAGCATGGAACCATCTGTCCAACCCACCTCAGTCCATATTCATCCTGCCCACCCCTTCCCTCTGTGAATCACTATCTACAAGAGAGACAGAGAACCAAGTTCTTACTTATCTTATGCACATTTCTATCACTTTAGCGGAAGGAAGGGGGCTTCCTggacatttaaatatttcagatccTTTTCTGTGTTCAGAGGTCAAACCAGAAACCTTTAATTCAGCCTTCTCAGAGCTGTATGGCCTTTGTTCAGCTCAGAATAGGGCTTTGAGCCTAAAATGCACCTGTTTTTTTTTGTCAGGACAAGTCAGGCTCTCcatttagtggaaaaaaaaaaatcactaaaaaaatCCTGACTATTTGTCAGGATCAGAGAGACCAGGCATCATCAGGACATTGTGTGATAGCAATAGGAGGACTCTCTGgaacagcacagctctgcctggatgaGTACACGTCCAGACAAAGCCTAACTAGCATAGCCCCTACCACTGCCAGGGTGGCAGCATTACTGCTGCATGAGATCTCCCCAAGTAACTATCACAGTTATGCAAAGTGGTTTCtactggaaaaaagaataaagcaatATCAGTTCCACCCCTTCATGGAGACAAGGTCTACATTTATAACCACAACTAGAGCCGTCAGAGTCCAAGTTTAGATCAGTGCAAGCATCCCCGCATAGTTTATTGCGGTTTGAAGGAGAACTCCTTTGAGAAGGCTACGTCCTTGCTACCAGAGCTGCAGGTCGAAACAGCATTTCAACACTGTTTCGCATTAATGCTATCGTGCCACCTGCTTTTTGGTTTAGATTCAAATCTCAGATCTATCTCATCCACATTCGACTTACCACAATACAGGCAGTCCACTGCTGCGATGCTAGCTGTTTTCTCATGGATGGCAACACAGAACCTGTTGTGAAGGATAACTAAGGTCAGACCTTACAGGAAAAGCTTTATAGCAAAAAGCAGCATACCAAAGCAACAGCGTGGATCGCTTGCAGGACAGTCTTTGTCAGTGCAACCTTTACAAATAGATTCAACAGATAATCGTCAGGAATGACTTAAGTAGAACTGATCCCATCAGGGTACAGAGGGGACAGACTAGGGAAACTCTCCAAGACTCTCCCAGATGTCTAAGGCTCCAGAGGGCTGGATTCCCACACCCCATTCCCGGCTGGCTCTGCAAATCTCCTCCCAGGAGAGGGTCACTTCACATGCGTTCTGGTAAACACCCAGATCATTGAACCTCAGCTACAAGTCTTGGATCACCAGTGGTCCTCAGGCCCAGTTTATTGCCCACACTGTGCAGGGAGGTTTACAAACTACTAGTCCTGTGTGCGCCAGGGCATGCCTGCTGGGGAGGGAGTTACGGACTATGGCCATCCAGTAACGCCAGCTGGTCAGGTCATGCTCCCAGGCACGACCCTAGCTTGGCTCCGCAGCCGGAGGAGTCCCGTGAGTTAGCACACAGGGAACATACTGCCCTCACCATGCCAGCTCAGCGCTAGGTTTGGCTCAGCTATTTATCACAACTCTCCTCCTGTTCAAACATTTGCACTACAGAATTTTGCTAACAATGCAGTTATTTCACAGTGCAAAGCTATTTTCATTTGAGGGGCTGAAACAGTTGCCAGCAGCAAATTGCAGCCTCTGAGTGCAGGATGCACTGTTTGCAACCCAAATTTCTGCCCAGTTAGGGCTCCTGCTTGACAGTCTTCAAAGGATCCTGGCCCGTAGGTATGTGGGGAAGTTCACCCCCAGGCTCATGGCCAGGTCACAAGAGAAAGGGAAACCTGGAGGAATAAGTGATCTGCTACAACACATCTGGCTGATTATAGCTACAGAAACTAGGAATGGCTCATATTTCCCATGCTCCCAGACACTCACTAGCCTCCTTTGTCCCCACTTTAGGTGACTGTCGAAGAGGACAGCTACCTCGCCCACCCAACACGTGACAGAGCAAAAATACAGCACTCCCGACGCCCTCCAACTCGAGGACATTTGATGGCTGTGGTATGTATAATGAATTTCAGACACCTGTTCGGATCACATTCCCTTTTATCTGTTTCAATTATAGATAGGTAAGATTTGGTGGTTTTGAGCCTGACCTGAAAGTTGTCATATAACTcagggctctcctggggcatcAGATCTCATCCTGCATTCTTGCAGACCATTGCATTGTGGAACCCCATTTGTAAAGCAGTAATTTGTCATCACTGATGCCTGTTTTCCTGTGCTGAAAACAAAATGCTCCTTCAAGTTCCTCATGGAGAGTAGCCCTACAGCTGGGGAACAGAATTGTGGGTTAGCATGGATGACTTGTCCAAGGCCATGCAGCTGATCCGTATCTCAGCTGGAAACATGGAACCAGCACTCCTGGGCCTTTCTCATCAGGTCACACTAGCTATTATTCCTGCTCCATCTTCGCATCCAAGCGCAGCTGATGCACACGTTCGGTATGAGACACTCAGAAGTAGCGTGCAGCCATCCCTGGTCCTGTGACAACACAGctcttttccttgtttcttcAGGCATCTACCTCAACCTCCGACGGCATGCTGACACTCGACCTGATCCAGGAGGAAGACGCCTCTCCAGAGGATCACAGCACTTGCGAACAGAGCTTCCGGGTGGACCTGGATAAGTCAGTGGCACATCTCACTGCTGGCCGGCACCGCTCGGATTCGGAGAACGTCAAGTCAGAGAAAGGCCGGACAGGGAGCCTCCCGAGACGGGAGGTGACCTCATGGGACAGATCAGGGCAGCGCAATGACTCCTTTGACAAAGGGACCATGTACACTCCACAGGTCCCCAAAAAGCTCTCGCTCTCAGAAAAGAACAAATGTGCCTCCATGGAAGAAATCCTGTCTCGACGGGACTCTTCCACGCACCGGGCGGTGCTGAGGAGGGGGCTGGAGGCTCAGTTTGCCTCAGCAGAACCAGAACAGCTGTCCCGGATACAAGAACTGGTTGCACTAAAACTGGAAAAAACTCAGGAACTGCTGACGGAGGTGAAGGGCTATGGGGAAGGCAAGAGAAAGACCAAGGATTCCAacaccagcaccaccaccacctcttCATCCTCATCATCTTCCAAGTCAGACTCTGAAAGGATCCTGCAGGAATCGGAGAGGTTGCTGGGGGAGGCTTCCTCCACCTGGAGCCAAGCCAAGAGGGTGCTGCAGGAGATCAAAGAGTTGAGGGACCTGTACAAACAGTTTGAACTGCAGCAGTCGGACTCGAAGCCCAAACAGAGCTCACAGTCTCAGTACAGGAAGAGCATGATGTGAAGGCAAGCCTTGGGATTGGGAGGGAGGGACAGGGGAGGGTGGCCATTTggcctttttttaattatttacagTGTTCAAAAGAGTAAAATGGTGCCTGTTCTCACCCAAATTTGCTCCTCAAAGCTTGAACCCTTCCTTTCCTCCATCACATGCCCTGATGAAACAACCCTGTGCTCCAATAAATTGTTTCAGTTTAtacctccttttttaaaaagcacccTTCGAACTGCGTGCCCCCAGCTTCTGTCATGCTTGGAGGATGGAAGAAAGCACCAGTTCCTAGAAAGTGCCCCCGCATGCCTGCAGCAGCACGTGCATAACGATGGGGACAGATGCTCCTGCGCTGTATAAGCCCTGGCTTTGCTGCTCTAAACTGAGCTGTATCCTGTGTTACAGCTCCCTGACCAACAGTGTTGTCTTGTTCGCTCACCGTCCTCTTGGAAACAAAACAGTATCCGTCCCAGCCAACGCTTGGAAGTCCCCGTTATCCAGGAACTGTCTTGAAGACGCTTGGAAGTTCAGGCTGACCTCAAGCTTCACGCGAGTCAGAGGCACTCACTGGACTGCAGCTGGCCGGGCTCTGTCCCGGCACAGGTCCCTTTTGTGAACTCCGGGGTCGGCGGCTGTTATTCTTGTGGTACATATACAGCCCTCCGGAAGGAGGGCAACAGGTATGCAATCTGTGTTCAAACTAACCCTGTCTGTCCACTGAGGCTTTACGGAACCCCCCGGCCCTGTGCAATGGGAGTTAGCGGCGATATGTCTTCCTTTCTGTGCAAATAGAGGATCAAAGCCTTGAATCTATCAGACAGCTGATATGGGTTgttttggtggggggggaggggggatgttttttctggcttttccattttcattccattccccccccccccccttttctttgagctggaggaaaatggaaaaatcaggGTTGTgtgcaaggggcagcaggaaACCAAGAGCCAAAGTAGTTTTAGTGGGTTTGAGTCTGGTCTCTCATGCATGCACACGCTTGGATTTTGCCAGCGTGACTGCAACAGAGTCCTTGTTGCTACCCTAAGATCAGAACCAGCCCCACTGAAATGAAAGCTGAGCCTGCAAGGGAGCTCAAATACCCTCATCTTGGTGATGCCAAGCACTTTGCTAAATAGGTGGCTCAGTTTTCACGCCTTTAAGCAGAAAGACAAGAGAGGAGGATGTTAAGACGCCTCACGGGGCTTAAAGTACGCCAGTGTGGTaacatccaatttttttttctttttttttttgaaaaagaaacctAATTCCCTTGCCTACATTGCAAATAATCCATGAAAATATTAAAACCAACAGAGTTATTTCCTGGTTGCAGTTGGTGTtgtctattttcttttaatggttGACCTTCCTTGGAAGGGAGATTGGTTACTTTTGCCCATGTCTGGTCAGCTTTACTATTCAGGCTCATATTGTTGATGTGTAGTTGCCAGTGCt includes these proteins:
- the PLEKHO1 gene encoding pleckstrin homology domain-containing family O member 1 isoform X1 is translated as MMKKNNSAKRGQQDGNQQSAQPEKVGWVRKFCGKGIFREIWKNRYVVLKGDQLYISEKEVKDEKNMQEMFDLSDYEKCEELRKSKSRSKKNHSKFTLAHSRQPGNTAPNLIFLAVSPEEKESWINALNSAITRAKNRILDEVTVEEDSYLAHPTRDRAKIQHSRRPPTRGHLMAVASTSTSDGMLTLDLIQEEDASPEDHSTCEQSFRVDLDKSVAHLTAGRHRSDSENVKSEKGRTGSLPRREVTSWDRSGQRNDSFDKGTMYTPQVPKKLSLSEKNKCASMEEILSRRDSSTHRAVLRRGLEAQFASAEPEQLSRIQELVALKLEKTQELLTEVKGYGEGKRKTKDSNTSTTTTSSSSSSSKSDSERILQESERLLGEASSTWSQAKRVLQEIKELRDLYKQFELQQSDSKPKQSSQSQYRKSMM
- the PLEKHO1 gene encoding pleckstrin homology domain-containing family O member 1 isoform X2, with product MMKKNNSAKRDGNQQSAQPEKVGWVRKFCGKGIFREIWKNRYVVLKGDQLYISEKEVKDEKNMQEMFDLSDYEKCEELRKSKSRSKKNHSKFTLAHSRQPGNTAPNLIFLAVSPEEKESWINALNSAITRAKNRILDEVTVEEDSYLAHPTRDRAKIQHSRRPPTRGHLMAVASTSTSDGMLTLDLIQEEDASPEDHSTCEQSFRVDLDKSVAHLTAGRHRSDSENVKSEKGRTGSLPRREVTSWDRSGQRNDSFDKGTMYTPQVPKKLSLSEKNKCASMEEILSRRDSSTHRAVLRRGLEAQFASAEPEQLSRIQELVALKLEKTQELLTEVKGYGEGKRKTKDSNTSTTTTSSSSSSSKSDSERILQESERLLGEASSTWSQAKRVLQEIKELRDLYKQFELQQSDSKPKQSSQSQYRKSMM